A region from the Malus domestica chromosome 07, GDT2T_hap1 genome encodes:
- the LOC103432831 gene encoding putative serine/threonine-protein kinase-like protein CCR3, translating to MTKRPFSSLTTATFIIITATILFAVIPPQAHAFGSGSTLAVISASGTVCGVVSDQPRQRIVCYRRGQTVAVEPNISFSAISGGRTSLCGLRSGGYSILCWDDIASQNSTFPSKRLYFNKTVTLENLSVGDDHICARTVVTGTIKCWRVDDVSELPSGSDQFSSISSGSGFSCGISKATLRVRCWGRATSMAEEIQTGFGNMTMATITAGGSHVCGINTTGLIVCRGSNGAGQWNVPPGSPFEFSALSLGVNHSCAIRTSNKTVICWGGGGQFAFNQTNGVSFEVIASGSDFVCGLTTRNFSIVCWGTGWPNLSGLKSGEELELPEILPGSCVNSSCGECGIYPQSQRLCFGADNICKPCLPPISLPPPAFPPPPPSPQPPPPLPSRLPPAALTTGLLMFAIVGSVGAFAGICTVIYCLWTGGCFGDKKIHNSVQPTITRDASSNNGNGITSNNSPPSRSSTIRRQGSRIMRRQRSGTSSKHADRAEEFSLSELAAATNDFSMENKIGAGSFGVVYRGKLPDGREVAIKRGETAPKMKKYQEKESAFDSELAFLSRVHHKHLVRLVGYCQERDERLLVYEHVKNGALYDHLHDKNNVERSSSLLNSWKMRIKVALDASRGIEYLHNYAVPPIIHRDIKSSNILLDANWTARVSDFGLSLMGPESEVDFRPTKAAGTVGYIDPEYYGLNLLTAKSDVYGLGVVLLELLTGKRAIFKDGEDGGTPISVVDFAVPAIMKGELVRVLDKRVGPPEVNESEAVELVAYTAMHCVSLEGKDRPTMADIVANLERAYALCDESPGSISSGAISIVSAE from the coding sequence ATGACGAAACGACCCTTCTCCTCCCTTACCACCGccaccttcatcatcatcaccgcCACCATCCTCTTCGCCGTTATACCACCACAAGCTCATGCCTTCGGTTCCGGCTCCACCCTTGCCGTTATCTCCGCCTCCGGCACCGTCTGCGGTGTCGTGTCAGACCAACCGCGGCAGCGCATCGTCTGCTACCGCCGCGGACAAACCGTCGCAGTCGAGCCCAACATCTCCTTCTCCGCCATCTCCGGCGGACGGACCTCTCTATGCGGCCTCCGCTCTGGCGGATACAGCATCCTCTGCTGGGACGACATCGCCTCCCAAAACTCCACCTTCCCATCCAAACGTCTTTACTTCAACAAAACCGTTACGTTAGAAAATCTCTCAGTCGGCGACGACCATATCTGCGCCAGAACCGTCGTCACAGGCACCATAAAATGCTGGCGGGTCGACGACGTGTCCGAATTACCATCTGGGTCGGACCAATTCTCCTCGATTTCATCGGGGTCGGGTTTCTCTTGCGGAATTTCCAAAGCCACCCTCCGGGTTCGATGCTGGGGCAGAGCAACTTCAATGGCGGAAGAAATACAAACCGGGTTCGGAAACATGACAATGGCGACCATCACAGCCGGCGGCTCGCACGTGTGCGGGATCAACACCACAGGACTTATAGTCTGCCGGGGAAGCAATGGCGCCGGCCAATGGAACGTCCCTCCTGGCTCGCCTTTCGAGTTCTCTGCTCTGTCCCTCGGAGTAAACCACAGCTGCGCAATCAGAACTTCAAATAAAACGGTCATTTGTTGGGGAGGAGGAGGTCAATTTGCATTTAACCAAACAAACGGGGTGTCTTTTGAAGTAATTGCTTCTGGGTCGGATTTCGTTTGTGGATTAACCACCAGGAATTTTTCGATTGTTTGTTGGGGTACGGGCTGGCCCAATCTCTCCGGTTTGAAATCAGGGGAGGAGCTCGAATTGCCCGAAATTCTTCCCGGTTCTTGTGTCAATTCCTCCTGCGGTGAATGTGGAATTTACCCTCAGTCCCAAAGGCTCTGTTTTGGTGCAGACAACATTTGCAAGCCCTGTTTGCCTCCAATTTCATTGCCACCACCAGCATTTCCACCGCCGCCGCCGTCGCCGCAGCCGCCACCGCCCCTGCCGTCAAGGCTGCCGCCCGCGGCATTGACGACGGGTTTATTGATGTTTGCCATTGTCGGTTCTGTCGGAGCTTTTGCAGGTATTTGTACTGTTATTTATTGTTTGTGGACCGGCGGTTGTTTTGGGGACAAAAAGATTCACAATTCAGTTCAGCCGACAATTACTAGAGATGCTAGCTCAAACAATGGCAATGGGATAACGTCAAACAATAGTCCCCCGTCGAGATCCTCCACCATCCGCCGCCAGGGCTCGAGGATCATGAGGCGGCAGAGGAGCGGAACATCCTCGAAGCATGCAGACAGGGCGGAGGAGTTTTCCCTGTCCGAGCTCGCGGCCGCCACCAATGACTTCTCAATGGAGAACAAGATTGGCGCCGGAAGCTTCGGAGTTGTATATAGAGGCAAACTGCCTGACGGCCGGGAAGTTGCGATCAAGAGAGGCGAAACCGCCCCGAAGATGAAGAAGTATCAGGAGAAGGAGAGCGCATTCGATTCGGAACTTGCGTTCTTGTCGAGAGTTCATCACAAACATCTCGTGAGGCTTGTCGGATATTGCCAAGAGAGGGACGAGAGGCTTTTGGTGTACGAGCACGTGAAAAACGgtgcgctttatgatcacttGCATGACAAGAACAATGTGGAGAGAAGCAGTAGTTTGTTAAATTCGTGGAAAATGAGGATCAAGGTTGCATTGGATGCCTCCAGAGGCATTGAGTATCTGCACAATTACGCCGTGCCGCCTATCATTCATCGAGATATAAAGTCATCGAACATCTTGCTCGACGCGAATTGGACCGCGAGGGTGTCTGATTTTGGGTTGTCGTTGATGGGGCCGGAGTCAGAGGTGGATTTTAGGCCAACGAAGGCGGCAGGGACGGTTGGCTACATTGATCCGGAGTACTACGGACTCAACTTGTTGACCGCGAAGAGCGATGTCTATGGACTCGGCGTGGTGCTACTGGAGCTTCTGACGGGGAAGAGGGCAATATTTAAGGATGGTGAGGATGGGGGGACGCCCATAAGCGTGGTGGATTTCGCAGTGCCGGCGATTATGAAAGGGGAGTTGGTGAGGGTTTTGGACAAGAGGGTTGGGCCTCCGGAAGTGAATGAATCGGAGGCGGTTGAGCTGGTGGCGTATACAGCAATGCATTGTGTGAGTTTGGAAGGGAAAGATAGGCCGACGATGGCGGACATTGTGGCGAACTTGGAGAGGGCGTATGCCCTGTGCGATGAAAGCCCTGGCAGCATCTCAAGTGGTGCAATCTCCATTGTCTCAGCAGAGTAA
- the LOC103408223 gene encoding uncharacterized protein: MAELTQGEVVYSPKTLQVWRALLNWLAFFSQIFLQILRALGHHSLLSSSSSSSASSAAFKSLPVEPPENDSPAASAVEIADTPDSDDPFEKLTVVLDLDETLVCAYETSGLPTVVRTQATEGGLKWFELECVSSDKECDGKPKVNYVTVFERPGLHDFLKQVSQFAELVLFTAGLEGYARPLVDRIDVDNLFSYRLYRPSTTSTEYREHVKDLSGLSKDMRRIVIVDNNPFSFLLQPLNGIPCIPFSAGQTHDKQLLDVLLPLLKQLSLQKDVRPALYERFHMPEWFQKQGIPSTAWK, translated from the exons ATGGCCGAGTTGACCCAGGGCGAGGTGGTCTACTCGCCCAAGACTCTTCAAGTCTGGCGAGCTCTGCTCAACTGGCTCGCCTTCTTCTCCCAGATCTTCCTCCAAATCCTCCGAGCTCTCGGTCACCACTCcctcctttcttcttcctcctcctcttccgctTCTTCCGCCGCCTTCAAATCCCTGCCCGTCGAGCCGCCGGAGAACGACTCCCCCGCCGCCTCCGCCGTTGAAATCGCCGACACCCCCGATTCCGACGACCCTTTTGAAAAGCTCACG GTAGTTCTGGACCTGGATGAAACCCTAGTGTGTGCATATGAAACATCCGGCTTGCCGACTGTAGTTCGAACTCAAGCAACTGAAGGTGGGTTGAAGTGGTTTGAGCTTGAATGCGTATCTTCGGACAAG GAATGTGATGGCAAACCGAAGGTCAATTATGTCACAGTCTTTGAGCGTCCGGGGTTGCATGACTTCCTGAAACAAGTTAGTCAGTTTGCAGAGCTTGTGTTATTCACTGCTGgtcttgaag GTTATGCTAGACCACTTGTTGACAGAATAGATGTGGATAATCTGTTCAGTTATCGACTTTATCGGCCTTCAACCACCAGCAC GGAATACCGGGAGCATGTGAAGGATCTATCTGGGCTATCAAAGGATATGAGGCGAATTGTTATTGTTGACAACAACCCCTTCAGTTTCTTGTTGCAACCTTTGAATGGAATTCCATGCATTCCATTTTCTGCCGGGCAAACACACGACAAACAG CTTTTGGATGTTCTTCTTCCACTCCTCAAGCAGCTCTCTCTGCAGAAAGATGTGAGGCCTGCCCTTTACGAAAGGTTTCACATGCCTGAATGGTTTCAAAAGCAGGGGATTCCTTCAACTGCGTGGAAATAG